One Myripristis murdjan chromosome 18, fMyrMur1.1, whole genome shotgun sequence DNA window includes the following coding sequences:
- the LOC115376723 gene encoding HLA class II histocompatibility antigen, DRB1-11 beta chain-like isoform X1 — translation MASSFLGFSLLFLSLNAADGFKNYVVVRCVFNSTELKDIELIVSFYYNKDEIVRFSSSVGEFVGYNELGVNTAEYWNNNPAELAKMRAGKEIYCKHNIGNWYPHTLTKKVAPSLVTLRSVTPPGGKHTHMLMCSVYDFFPKHISVKWLRDGKVTTSDVTSTEELADGDWYYQIHSYLEFTPRFSTEATGLVVEKDHRT, via the exons ATGGCTTCATCCTTTCTGggcttttccctcctcttcctcagcctgaacgcagcag ATGGATTTAAAAATTATGTGGTGGTCCGCTGTGTGTTCAACTCCACTGAGCTGAAGGACATCGAGTTAATTGTCTCTTTTTATTACAACAAGGATGAGATTGTCAGGTTTAGCAGCTCAGTGGGGGAATTTGTGGGCTACAATGAGCTTGGAGTGAATACTGCAGAGTACTGGAACAACAACCCTGCAGAGCTGGCGAAGATGAGAGCAGGGAAGGAGATctactgcaaacacaacattGGGAACTGgtacccacacacactgacaaagaaAG TGGCGCCCTCTCTTGTCACACTGCGCTCGGTGACGCCCCCTGGTGggaaacacacccacatgctGATGTGCAGCGTCTACGACTTCTTCCCCAAACACATCAGTGTGAAGTGGCTGAGAGACGGAAAGGTCACGACCTCTGATGTCACTTCCACTGAGGAGCTGGCGGACGGTGATTGGTACTACCAGATCCACTCCTACCTGGAGTTCACGCCCAG